From Cervus elaphus chromosome 25, mCerEla1.1, whole genome shotgun sequence, one genomic window encodes:
- the CAPSL gene encoding calcyphosin-like protein isoform X1, whose translation MAGTARHDREMAIQAKKKLTVTTDPIERLRLQCLARGSAGIKGLGRVFRIMDDNNNRTLDFKEFVKGLNDYAVVMEKEEAEELFRRFDKDGNGTIDFNEFLLTLRPPMSRARKEVIMQAFRKLDKTGDGVITIEDLREVYNAKHHPKYQNGEWTEEQVFQKFLDNFDSPYDKDGVVTPEEFMNYYAGVSASIDTDVYFIVMMRTAWKL comes from the exons ATGGCAGGAACCGCACGCCACGACCGAGAGATGGCGATCCAGGCCAAGAAGAAGCTCACCGTGACCACTGACCCCATCGAGAGGCTCCGCTTGCAGTGCCTGGCCAGGGGCTCAGCGGGCATCAAAGGGCTTGGCAG AGTGTTTCGAATTATGGATGACAATAACAACCGGACCCTTGATTTCAAAGAATTTGTAAAAGGGTTAAATGATTATGCTGTGGTCATGGAAAAGGAGGAAGCAGAAGAGCTTTTCCGGAGGTTCGATAAAGATGGAAATGGAACAATAGACTTCAATGAATTTCTTCTCACATTAAGA CCTCCAATGTCCAGGGCCAGAAAAGAGGTGATAATGCAAGCTTTTAGAAAGCTAGACAAGACTGGAGATGGTGTGATAACAATTGAAGACCTTCGAGAGGTGTACAATGCAAAACACCATCCAAAGTATCAGAATGGTGAATGGACGGAGGAGCAAGTGTTCCAGAAATTTCTGGATAACTTTGACTCACCGTATGACAAAGATGGAGTG GTGACTCCTGAGGAGTTCATGAACTACTACGCCGGGGTGAGCGCGTCCATTGACACTGATGTGTATTTCATCGTCATGATGCGAACCGCCTGGAAGCTCTGA
- the CAPSL gene encoding calcyphosin-like protein isoform X2, with amino-acid sequence MAGTARHDREMAIQAKKKLTVTTDPIERLRLQCLARGSAGIKGLGRVFRIMDDNNNRTLDFKEFVKGLNDYAVVMEKEEAEELFRRFDKDGNGTIDFNEFLLTLRPPMSRARKEVIMQAFRKLDKTGDGVITIEDLREVYNAKHHPKYQNGEWTEEQVFQKFLDNFDSPYDKDGVVLEMSLN; translated from the exons ATGGCAGGAACCGCACGCCACGACCGAGAGATGGCGATCCAGGCCAAGAAGAAGCTCACCGTGACCACTGACCCCATCGAGAGGCTCCGCTTGCAGTGCCTGGCCAGGGGCTCAGCGGGCATCAAAGGGCTTGGCAG AGTGTTTCGAATTATGGATGACAATAACAACCGGACCCTTGATTTCAAAGAATTTGTAAAAGGGTTAAATGATTATGCTGTGGTCATGGAAAAGGAGGAAGCAGAAGAGCTTTTCCGGAGGTTCGATAAAGATGGAAATGGAACAATAGACTTCAATGAATTTCTTCTCACATTAAGA CCTCCAATGTCCAGGGCCAGAAAAGAGGTGATAATGCAAGCTTTTAGAAAGCTAGACAAGACTGGAGATGGTGTGATAACAATTGAAGACCTTCGAGAGGTGTACAATGCAAAACACCATCCAAAGTATCAGAATGGTGAATGGACGGAGGAGCAAGTGTTCCAGAAATTTCTGGATAACTTTGACTCACCGTATGACAAAGATGGAGTG GTCCTGGAGATGTCCCTCAACTGA